One stretch of Flavobacterium sp. 9 DNA includes these proteins:
- a CDS encoding DUF1456 family protein — translation MTNNDILKKLRVALMLRDDQIVEILELVDFRITKSELGAFFRAEDHENYMECGDQVLRNFLNGLVIHLRGTKENPKNPNDVLAKHKAEIPKKDSTKERPEFKASAKDSERGRGDKAPSKSGPAAKKPKKKEFPKGNGKTSVVEKVVYKNGKNKK, via the coding sequence ATGACAAACAACGATATCCTAAAAAAACTGCGCGTGGCTTTGATGCTCCGTGACGACCAAATAGTTGAAATTTTAGAATTAGTAGATTTTAGAATTACAAAATCAGAATTGGGCGCTTTTTTTAGAGCCGAAGATCATGAAAATTACATGGAATGTGGCGATCAGGTTTTGCGTAATTTCTTAAACGGATTAGTAATTCATTTAAGAGGAACGAAAGAAAATCCTAAAAACCCGAATGATGTTTTGGCTAAACATAAAGCTGAAATTCCTAAAAAAGATAGCACCAAAGAAAGACCTGAATTCAAAGCAAGCGCTAAAGATTCTGAAAGAGGAAGAGGCGATAAAGCCCCTTCTAAATCTGGCCCGGCAGCTAAAAAACCTAAAAAGAAAGAATTCCCTAAAGGAAATGGAAAAACATCTGTTGTAGAAAAAGTAGTTTACAAAAACGGAAAAAATAAAAAATAA
- a CDS encoding alpha-ketoglutarate-dependent dioxygenase AlkB, with the protein MEGITFVQNFIENPNELFENLKVNIKWDERMTARKTASFGEAYNYSQIEYPYQEFLPELQEINQKVSTVIGFEPNNCLINYYLDGKSKMGYHSDQIDILEPQTGVAIISVGAVRTLKFRNILNPELFESFELTAGSLIYMTQEVQKIWQHSIPQSNTEEGRISITLRKMSKTIKIGADELILWLRKNNKATELPNDEIHGLGIKIHNLIVNELGGTKKLENDPTYWSNLDGDKHIGKHKLPKTSAQYEIEIKKIEQLYDNLSRW; encoded by the coding sequence ATGGAAGGAATTACATTTGTCCAAAATTTTATCGAAAATCCAAACGAACTATTTGAAAATTTAAAAGTAAATATCAAATGGGACGAAAGAATGACTGCCAGAAAAACGGCAAGTTTTGGAGAAGCATATAACTACTCTCAAATCGAATATCCATACCAGGAATTCTTGCCGGAACTACAAGAAATTAATCAAAAAGTTTCCACAGTAATTGGTTTTGAACCCAACAATTGCCTCATAAACTATTATCTAGACGGAAAATCAAAAATGGGTTATCATTCCGACCAAATCGATATTTTAGAACCACAAACCGGAGTTGCGATTATTTCGGTTGGAGCCGTTAGAACTCTCAAATTTAGAAATATATTAAATCCAGAGTTATTTGAAAGCTTTGAATTAACAGCAGGAAGTTTAATTTATATGACGCAAGAGGTTCAAAAAATTTGGCAACACTCAATTCCACAATCAAATACAGAAGAAGGAAGAATTAGTATAACACTTAGAAAAATGTCAAAAACAATTAAAATTGGAGCCGATGAATTGATTTTATGGTTGCGCAAAAATAATAAAGCAACCGAACTTCCTAATGATGAGATACATGGATTAGGAATAAAAATTCACAATTTAATAGTTAATGAATTGGGAGGAACTAAAAAATTAGAAAACGATCCCACATATTGGTCAAATCTAGATGGGGACAAACATATAGGGAAACACAAATTACCAAAAACATCTGCTCAATATGAAATTGAAATCAAAAAAATTGAGCAATTATATGATAACTTATCTCGTTGGTAA
- the gltB gene encoding glutamate synthase large subunit: protein MKVKEQGLYLPEFEHDNCGAGFICNLNGIKSNDIIHKALDILIKLEHRGAVSSDGRTGDGAGILFDIPHDFFKKVCDFEIPETREYAVGMVFLPKSKNQVSFCINAFESTIKDQNLKILGWRDVPVEVENLGQIAAEKEPTVKQVFVSKNGQDLTENEFNAKLFAARKIAEHAVRGSKTSESHMFYFSSLSTTTIIYKGLLMPEDISRYYVDLKDPDLVTRLALVHQRFSTNTFPSWELAQPFRYMCHNGEINTLRGNVSRMRAREELMQSKVFGDDIKKLFPIILEGKSDSASMDMVVELLLMTGRSLPEAMMMVVPEAWEKHQTMSEEKKAFYEFNACIMEPWDGPASIPFTDGNVIGALLDRNGLRPSRYTLTHSGFVIMSSEIGVLDIDPEDVIQHGRLEPGKMFLVDMNEGRIIEDEEVKKAIVTKRPYKEWIDANLLPLSKIPYTNNPTPVEKLDFLTRQRLFGYTIEDLKTIINPMGGQGAEAISSMGNDTPLAVLSDQPQLLYNYFKQLFAQVTNPPLDGIREEIITDISLAIGGDFNIFEIESKQCKKLKIQNPVISNEDLDKIRNIDHADFKSATISTLYKIEKGVNGLERALEKCVQATFKAVSEGCNIIILSDRGVSEELAPIPMLLACSYIHHSLNILQVRSKFGIIIESAEPREPHHFALLFGYGASAINPYMVNEIIYDQVAQGFITGVKADYAVVNYNKAIAKGIVKIMNKIGISTLHSYRAAQIFEILGLNKTFTSKYFPYTPSRIEGIGLIEVEKEVKKRFQKAFPNSKVASLLPLEIGGIYRWRRGGEKHMFNPTTISKLQQAVRLNSPESYKEYSNMVNEQSSNLMTIRGMFEFNNLDPISIDEVEPWTEIVKKFKTGAMSYGSISREAHENLAIAMNRIGGKSNSGEGGEDPKRFQKEINGDSRNSAIKQVASGRFGVSINYLTNAKEIQIKMAQGAKPGEGGQLPGEKVVPWIAETRNSTPYVGLISPPPHHDIYSIEDLSQLIYDLKNANREARINVKLVSEVGVGTIAAGVAKAKADVILISGYDGGTGAAPLTSLQHTGIPWELGLAEAQQTLILNDLRSRVVLECDGQLKTGRDVAIAALLGAEEFGFATAPLVASGCIMMRACHLNTCPVGIATQDPELRKNFKGTPEHVINFMYFIAEELREIMAQLGFRTLKEMVGQSQKLNVNKAIKHYKANGLDLSSILYKPEKAKTQPIHNTTEQDHDLDNVLDFAIIKEAIPSIYRKEKTRVTFKIKNTDRSVGAILSNEISKIYGAQGLPDDTILVDFEGSAGQSFGAFATNGLSFKIHGNCNDYLGKGLSGGKLIIKVPPTATFKPEENIIIGNVALYGAITGEAYINGMAGERFCVRNSGATAVVEGIGDHGCEYMTGGTVVVLGKTGRNFAAGMSGGVAYVYDPNQKFDSTLCNMEMVAFDPMEEEDITKLRRLIKNHSLYTSSPLAKRILADWENEQNNFVKVMPTDYKKALQRIAEEKKIEELIAD from the coding sequence ATGAAAGTTAAAGAACAAGGGCTTTATTTGCCTGAATTTGAACACGACAATTGTGGTGCAGGATTTATTTGTAATTTGAATGGTATTAAGTCAAACGATATTATTCACAAAGCATTGGACATCTTAATAAAATTGGAACATCGTGGTGCCGTTAGTTCTGATGGAAGAACTGGAGACGGGGCTGGAATTTTATTCGATATCCCACATGATTTTTTTAAAAAAGTATGTGATTTTGAAATCCCTGAAACGCGTGAGTATGCAGTAGGAATGGTTTTTTTACCAAAAAGCAAAAACCAGGTTTCTTTTTGTATCAACGCTTTCGAATCGACTATCAAGGATCAGAATTTAAAGATTCTTGGTTGGAGAGACGTGCCTGTTGAAGTAGAAAATTTAGGGCAGATTGCCGCAGAAAAAGAACCAACAGTTAAACAAGTTTTCGTTTCTAAAAACGGTCAGGATTTAACTGAAAATGAATTTAATGCAAAACTTTTTGCAGCTAGAAAAATTGCTGAACATGCCGTAAGAGGATCAAAAACCTCTGAAAGTCATATGTTTTATTTCTCTAGTTTATCGACAACTACCATAATATATAAAGGTCTATTGATGCCGGAAGACATCAGCCGATATTATGTTGACTTAAAAGATCCAGATTTAGTGACTCGTTTGGCGTTAGTTCACCAACGTTTCTCTACAAATACTTTCCCTTCATGGGAACTTGCTCAACCGTTTAGATACATGTGTCATAATGGTGAGATCAATACACTTCGTGGAAACGTAAGCCGTATGCGTGCTCGTGAAGAGCTTATGCAAAGCAAAGTTTTTGGCGATGATATCAAAAAACTATTCCCAATTATCTTAGAAGGAAAATCAGATTCTGCTTCTATGGATATGGTTGTAGAACTTTTATTAATGACAGGCCGTTCATTGCCGGAAGCGATGATGATGGTTGTTCCTGAAGCTTGGGAAAAACACCAGACTATGTCTGAGGAGAAAAAAGCTTTCTACGAATTCAACGCTTGTATTATGGAGCCTTGGGATGGTCCAGCTTCTATTCCGTTTACGGATGGTAATGTAATTGGTGCATTATTAGACAGAAACGGATTGCGTCCTTCTCGTTATACTTTAACACATAGTGGTTTCGTAATCATGTCATCAGAAATTGGTGTACTGGATATCGATCCTGAAGATGTTATTCAGCACGGACGTTTAGAGCCAGGAAAAATGTTCTTGGTTGACATGAACGAAGGTCGTATTATTGAAGATGAAGAGGTTAAAAAAGCAATTGTTACAAAACGTCCGTACAAAGAATGGATCGATGCTAACTTATTGCCTTTATCGAAAATTCCTTATACCAATAATCCTACTCCGGTTGAGAAACTTGATTTCTTAACAAGACAACGTTTATTTGGTTATACAATTGAAGATTTAAAAACCATCATCAACCCAATGGGAGGTCAGGGAGCTGAAGCAATCAGTTCTATGGGTAACGACACGCCTTTGGCAGTTTTATCAGACCAACCGCAATTATTGTACAACTATTTCAAACAATTATTTGCTCAGGTTACCAACCCGCCTTTGGATGGTATTCGTGAAGAAATTATTACTGATATCAGTTTAGCAATTGGTGGAGATTTCAATATTTTCGAAATTGAATCTAAACAATGTAAAAAACTAAAAATCCAAAATCCTGTTATTTCTAATGAGGATTTAGATAAAATAAGAAACATTGATCACGCAGATTTTAAATCGGCTACAATTTCTACTTTATATAAAATAGAAAAAGGAGTTAACGGTTTAGAACGCGCGCTTGAAAAATGTGTTCAGGCAACTTTTAAAGCTGTTTCTGAAGGATGCAATATTATCATCTTATCAGATAGAGGTGTTAGCGAAGAATTAGCTCCAATTCCTATGTTATTGGCTTGTTCTTACATTCACCACTCTTTGAATATTTTACAGGTTCGTTCTAAATTCGGAATCATAATCGAATCTGCAGAACCTCGTGAACCGCATCATTTTGCTTTATTATTTGGATATGGCGCAAGTGCGATTAATCCATATATGGTAAACGAAATCATTTATGATCAGGTTGCACAAGGATTCATTACTGGTGTAAAAGCTGATTATGCAGTTGTAAACTATAACAAAGCGATTGCAAAAGGAATCGTTAAGATCATGAACAAAATTGGTATCTCTACTTTACATTCATATAGAGCTGCTCAGATTTTCGAGATTTTAGGTTTAAACAAAACATTTACTTCTAAATATTTCCCTTACACACCTTCAAGAATCGAAGGAATTGGTTTGATCGAAGTAGAAAAAGAAGTGAAGAAACGTTTCCAAAAAGCATTTCCAAATTCAAAAGTTGCAAGTTTGCTTCCGTTAGAAATTGGAGGAATTTATAGATGGAGACGTGGTGGAGAAAAACATATGTTTAATCCAACAACTATTTCTAAATTACAACAAGCTGTTCGTTTAAACAGTCCTGAAAGTTATAAAGAATACTCTAATATGGTTAACGAGCAAAGCTCAAACTTAATGACGATTAGAGGAATGTTTGAATTCAATAATTTAGATCCAATTTCTATTGATGAAGTAGAACCTTGGACAGAAATTGTAAAGAAATTCAAAACTGGTGCAATGTCTTACGGATCTATCAGTAGAGAAGCGCACGAGAATTTGGCAATTGCCATGAACAGAATTGGCGGAAAAAGTAACTCTGGAGAAGGTGGAGAAGATCCAAAACGTTTCCAGAAAGAAATTAACGGAGATTCTAGAAATAGTGCAATCAAACAAGTTGCTTCGGGACGTTTTGGTGTTTCGATCAACTATTTGACAAATGCTAAAGAGATTCAGATTAAAATGGCTCAAGGTGCAAAACCTGGTGAAGGTGGACAATTACCTGGAGAAAAAGTGGTGCCTTGGATTGCCGAAACCAGAAACTCTACACCTTATGTAGGTTTGATTTCACCTCCTCCTCACCACGATATTTACTCTATTGAGGATTTATCTCAATTGATTTATGATTTGAAAAACGCGAATCGTGAAGCTCGTATCAATGTAAAATTAGTTTCTGAAGTTGGAGTTGGAACAATTGCTGCCGGTGTTGCCAAAGCAAAAGCTGACGTTATCCTTATTTCTGGTTATGACGGAGGAACTGGTGCTGCACCATTGACTTCATTACAACACACAGGTATTCCATGGGAACTTGGATTGGCTGAAGCACAACAAACGTTGATCTTAAATGATTTAAGAAGCCGTGTAGTTCTTGAATGTGACGGACAATTAAAAACTGGTCGTGACGTAGCAATCGCTGCATTATTAGGAGCCGAAGAATTTGGTTTTGCTACTGCTCCACTTGTTGCTTCTGGATGTATTATGATGAGAGCTTGTCACTTAAATACTTGTCCGGTTGGTATTGCAACTCAGGATCCTGAATTGAGAAAAAATTTCAAAGGAACTCCGGAGCACGTAATCAACTTCATGTATTTTATTGCTGAAGAATTAAGAGAAATCATGGCGCAATTAGGTTTCAGAACCTTAAAAGAAATGGTTGGTCAATCACAAAAATTAAATGTGAACAAAGCTATCAAACATTATAAAGCAAATGGTTTAGACTTATCATCAATTCTATACAAACCGGAAAAAGCTAAAACACAGCCAATTCACAATACAACTGAACAAGATCACGATTTAGATAACGTATTGGATTTTGCCATTATCAAAGAAGCGATTCCGTCTATTTATAGAAAAGAAAAAACAAGAGTTACATTTAAAATTAAAAATACAGACCGTTCTGTAGGTGCCATTTTGAGTAATGAAATCTCAAAAATATATGGCGCACAAGGTTTACCTGATGACACTATTTTAGTTGATTTTGAAGGTTCTGCCGGACAAAGTTTTGGTGCATTTGCAACAAATGGATTGTCGTTTAAAATTCACGGAAACTGTAATGATTATTTAGGAAAAGGATTATCCGGAGGAAAATTGATTATCAAAGTCCCTCCTACTGCAACCTTCAAGCCTGAAGAAAACATCATTATCGGGAACGTTGCCCTTTACGGAGCTATCACCGGAGAGGCTTACATTAATGGAATGGCCGGAGAGCGTTTTTGTGTGAGAAATTCTGGAGCAACTGCGGTTGTTGAAGGAATTGGAGATCACGGATGCGAGTACATGACAGGTGGTACAGTCGTTGTTTTAGGAAAAACAGGAAGAAACTTCGCAGCTGGTATGAGCGGTGGTGTGGCTTATGTTTATGATCCAAATCAAAAATTCGATTCAACTTTATGTAACATGGAAATGGTTGCATTTGATCCAATGGAAGAGGAAGACATTACAAAACTAAGACGATTGATCAAAAACCATTCATTGTACACAAGCAGTCCATTAGCAAAAAGAATTTTAGCAGACTGGGAAAATGAACAAAACAATTTCGTAAAAGTAATGCCAACTGATTACAAAAAAGCATTACAACGAATTGCAGAAGAAAAGAAAATAGAAGAATTAATAGCTGATTAA
- the sucC gene encoding ADP-forming succinate--CoA ligase subunit beta: MNIHEYQGKEILASYGVRIQRGIVANNAVEAVAAAKQLTAETGTGWHVIKAQIHAGGRGKGGGVKLAKNLQQVEEIAEQIIGMQLITPQTSAEGKKVNKILVAEDVYYPGESETSEFYVSVLLNRGTGRNMIMYSTEGGMDIEEVAEHTPHLIFTEEVDPNVGLQGFQARRIAFNLGLSGNAFKEMVKFIDSLYNAYIGSDASMFEINPVLKTSDNKILAVDAKVNIDDNALYRQPKYAEMRDIREENPIEVEAKEVGLNYVDLDGTVGCMVNGAGLAMATMDLIKYAGFEPANFLDVGGTADAKRVETAFRIILKDPNVKAILINIFGGIVRCDRVAQGVVDAYKNMGDAINVPIIVRLQGTNAEIAKELIDNSGMPILSATQFQEAADQVKAALS; this comes from the coding sequence ATGAACATACACGAATATCAAGGAAAAGAAATTTTAGCAAGTTACGGAGTACGCATTCAACGCGGAATTGTGGCTAACAATGCGGTTGAAGCTGTGGCTGCTGCAAAACAATTAACTGCCGAAACTGGTACAGGATGGCATGTGATAAAAGCACAAATTCACGCAGGTGGACGTGGAAAAGGTGGTGGAGTGAAGTTGGCTAAAAACTTGCAACAAGTTGAAGAAATTGCTGAACAAATCATCGGAATGCAATTGATTACACCTCAAACTTCTGCTGAGGGTAAAAAAGTAAACAAAATTTTAGTTGCTGAAGATGTTTACTATCCTGGTGAAAGCGAAACGTCTGAATTTTATGTTTCTGTTTTATTGAATAGAGGTACAGGACGTAACATGATCATGTATTCTACTGAAGGTGGAATGGATATCGAAGAAGTTGCTGAGCATACTCCACACTTAATCTTTACTGAAGAAGTTGATCCTAATGTTGGATTACAAGGTTTTCAAGCAAGAAGAATTGCCTTTAACTTAGGTCTTTCTGGAAATGCTTTTAAAGAAATGGTTAAATTCATCGATTCATTATACAATGCTTATATTGGTTCTGATGCTTCTATGTTTGAAATCAACCCGGTTTTGAAAACTTCAGATAACAAAATTTTAGCTGTTGATGCTAAAGTTAATATCGATGATAACGCTTTATACAGACAACCAAAATATGCTGAGATGAGAGATATCCGTGAGGAGAATCCTATCGAAGTTGAAGCTAAAGAAGTAGGTTTGAACTATGTAGATCTTGACGGTACTGTAGGATGTATGGTAAACGGAGCAGGTCTTGCAATGGCAACTATGGATTTAATTAAATACGCTGGTTTTGAGCCTGCTAACTTCTTAGACGTTGGTGGAACTGCTGATGCAAAACGTGTTGAAACTGCTTTCCGTATTATCTTAAAAGATCCAAACGTAAAAGCAATTTTAATTAACATCTTCGGAGGAATCGTTCGTTGTGACCGTGTTGCTCAAGGAGTTGTTGATGCTTACAAAAATATGGGCGATGCTATCAATGTGCCAATTATCGTTCGTTTGCAAGGAACAAATGCTGAAATTGCAAAAGAATTAATTGACAATTCAGGTATGCCAATTTTATCAGCTACTCAATTTCAAGAAGCTGCTGATCAAGTTAAAGCTGCATTATCTTAA
- a CDS encoding lipocalin family protein — protein MIKSKIIARSFFYLIVVLFLSAYTVEITKNPIISKEKKQNNSTVSGIYEFQTSWLQSTANFKPDGTFEMSYTVSGKHETSGTWTIKKDILILKNDDDFPANKKWLIKDDKLYPILKSSKEYDMSFFYISKKE, from the coding sequence ATGATCAAATCCAAAATTATTGCCCGTTCATTTTTCTACCTTATTGTAGTTTTATTTTTATCTGCTTATACCGTCGAAATAACTAAGAACCCAATAATCTCAAAAGAAAAAAAACAAAATAATTCAACTGTTTCAGGGATATACGAGTTTCAAACAAGCTGGCTTCAATCAACTGCAAATTTTAAACCCGATGGCACTTTTGAAATGAGCTATACAGTAAGTGGTAAACATGAAACTTCGGGAACCTGGACTATTAAAAAAGATATATTGATCTTAAAAAACGATGATGATTTTCCGGCCAATAAAAAATGGTTGATTAAAGATGATAAACTTTATCCAATATTAAAATCATCAAAAGAATACGATATGAGTTTTTTCTACATTTCAAAAAAAGAATAA
- the lysA gene encoding diaminopimelate decarboxylase has translation MQAKDLLQLAEQFGSPLYVYDAEKIQSQYNRLTKAFSKVENLRVNYAMKALSNVAILQLLKNMGSGLDTVSIQEVLLGLHAGYEPEKIFFTPNGVSLEEIEEVAAMGVQINIDNLSILEQFGTKYPQIPVCIRINPHVMAGGNANISVGHIDSKFGISVHQIPHILRIVENTKMSIVGIHMHTGSDILDIEVFLYAAEILFDTAKHFKDLEFLDFGSGFKVPYKKDDIETDIEELGKKLSKRFNAFCTEYGRDLTLIFEPGKFLVSEAGHFLVKVNVVKQTTSTVFAGVDSGFNHLIRPMLYGSSHHIENISNPKGKERFYSVVGYICETDTFANNRRISEITEGDILAFRNAGAYCFSMSSNYNSRYKPAEVLWKDGKGILIRQHETFEDLLKNQIPLPQEVAATV, from the coding sequence ATGCAAGCAAAAGATTTACTGCAGTTAGCAGAACAATTTGGAAGTCCATTATATGTTTATGATGCCGAAAAAATCCAATCTCAGTACAACAGGTTAACTAAAGCTTTCTCTAAGGTAGAAAACTTAAGAGTTAATTACGCCATGAAGGCATTGTCTAATGTTGCGATTCTTCAGTTATTAAAGAACATGGGATCTGGATTAGATACTGTATCAATTCAAGAAGTTTTATTGGGACTTCATGCTGGCTATGAACCTGAAAAAATCTTTTTTACACCAAACGGAGTTTCTCTTGAAGAAATCGAGGAAGTTGCTGCAATGGGTGTACAAATCAATATTGACAACTTATCTATTCTGGAGCAATTCGGAACAAAATATCCACAAATTCCGGTATGTATTCGTATCAATCCGCACGTAATGGCGGGAGGAAATGCTAATATTTCGGTGGGACATATCGATAGTAAATTCGGTATTTCTGTTCACCAAATTCCGCATATCTTGAGAATTGTTGAGAACACAAAAATGAGCATCGTGGGAATTCACATGCACACAGGATCTGATATTCTTGATATCGAAGTATTCTTGTATGCTGCTGAAATCTTATTTGATACCGCAAAACATTTCAAAGACTTAGAGTTTTTAGATTTCGGAAGCGGATTCAAAGTTCCTTACAAAAAAGACGATATCGAAACAGACATCGAAGAATTAGGTAAAAAACTATCTAAAAGATTCAATGCTTTCTGTACAGAATACGGCAGAGATTTAACGTTGATTTTCGAACCAGGAAAATTTCTGGTGAGCGAAGCAGGTCATTTCTTAGTAAAAGTAAATGTAGTAAAACAAACAACATCAACAGTTTTTGCTGGAGTTGACAGTGGTTTCAACCACTTAATTCGTCCAATGTTGTACGGATCTTCACACCATATCGAAAACATTTCTAATCCAAAAGGAAAAGAGCGTTTTTACTCGGTTGTAGGATACATTTGCGAAACCGATACTTTTGCAAATAACCGTAGAATTTCGGAAATTACTGAAGGTGATATTCTAGCTTTCAGAAACGCCGGAGCATATTGTTTCTCAATGTCTTCGAACTACAATTCAAGATACAAACCAGCAGAAGTTTTATGGAAAGATGGAAAAGGAATTTTAATCCGTCAACACGAAACTTTTGAAGATTTGCTTAAAAATCAAATTCCGTTGCCACAAGAAGTTGCTGCAACAGTTTAA
- a CDS encoding glutamate synthase subunit beta produces the protein MGKIGGFKEYSRADESNLAVAERVSNYNEFTIPLAKDKIKEQGSRCMDCGIPFCHSSCPLGNLIPDFNDMVHQEEWQSALEILQSTNNFPEFTGRLCPAPCEKSCVLGIIKEPVAIENIEKNIIERGFAEGWIKPQAPKTRTGKTVAVIGSGPAGLAAAQQLNRAGHTVTVFERDNAIGGLLRYGIPNFKLEKGIIDRRVAILEAEGITFKVNVNVGVNFSVDELNSFDSIVLCGGATERRSLPTKGIESKGIVQAMDFLTQQTKVLYGESIPDQVKATGKDVIVIGGGDTGSDCVGTSNRHGAKSVTNFEILPKPPVGRSETTPWPFWPLQLKTSSSHEEGCDRNWLINTKEFLSNEKGELVGLKTVEVQWKMTPGQRPELIEKEGSEKIWPCDLALLALGFTGPEKTLSEQLGLEIDMRSNYKAKNYQTNVPHIFTAGDMRRGQSLIVWAISEGREAAREVDLFLMGYTNLPTKGNGDLPSL, from the coding sequence ATGGGTAAAATAGGCGGATTTAAAGAATATAGCAGAGCTGATGAAAGTAATTTAGCAGTAGCAGAACGTGTTTCGAACTACAACGAATTTACAATTCCGTTAGCAAAAGATAAAATAAAAGAACAAGGTTCAAGATGTATGGATTGTGGTATTCCTTTTTGCCACAGTTCTTGTCCATTAGGAAATTTAATTCCTGATTTCAACGACATGGTGCATCAGGAAGAATGGCAAAGTGCCTTAGAGATTTTACAATCTACTAATAACTTTCCGGAATTTACTGGTCGCTTATGCCCTGCTCCATGTGAGAAATCATGTGTATTAGGAATCATCAAAGAACCTGTTGCAATCGAAAACATCGAAAAAAACATCATCGAAAGAGGTTTTGCTGAAGGTTGGATTAAACCACAAGCACCAAAAACAAGAACAGGAAAAACTGTTGCTGTTATTGGTTCAGGTCCTGCAGGTTTGGCGGCGGCTCAACAATTAAACAGAGCTGGTCACACAGTAACTGTTTTTGAAAGAGACAACGCAATTGGAGGTTTATTACGTTACGGAATTCCAAATTTCAAATTGGAGAAAGGAATCATCGACAGACGTGTAGCAATCCTTGAAGCCGAAGGAATCACTTTTAAAGTGAATGTAAACGTTGGAGTAAACTTTAGCGTAGACGAACTTAATTCTTTTGATTCTATAGTATTGTGCGGTGGAGCAACTGAAAGAAGAAGTTTGCCAACTAAAGGAATCGAAAGCAAAGGCATTGTTCAGGCAATGGATTTCTTGACACAACAAACTAAAGTTTTATACGGAGAATCAATTCCGGATCAGGTTAAAGCAACAGGAAAAGACGTAATCGTAATTGGTGGTGGAGATACAGGTTCTGACTGCGTTGGAACATCAAACAGACACGGAGCAAAATCAGTAACAAATTTCGAGATTTTACCAAAACCTCCAGTTGGAAGAAGCGAGACAACTCCTTGGCCTTTCTGGCCGTTGCAGTTAAAAACGTCATCTTCTCACGAAGAAGGTTGCGACAGAAACTGGTTAATCAATACTAAAGAATTCTTATCTAATGAAAAAGGAGAATTAGTAGGTTTAAAAACCGTTGAAGTACAATGGAAAATGACTCCGGGTCAACGTCCTGAATTAATCGAAAAAGAAGGTTCTGAGAAAATCTGGCCTTGCGATTTAGCTTTATTGGCTTTAGGATTTACAGGTCCTGAAAAAACTTTAAGCGAGCAATTGGGTCTTGAAATTGATATGAGAAGCAACTATAAAGCTAAAAATTATCAAACGAATGTTCCTCATATTTTCACTGCAGGAGATATGCGAAGAGGACAATCATTAATTGTATGGGCTATTTCAGAAGGTCGCGAAGCAGCAAGAGAGGTAGATTTATTCTTAATGGGATATACCAACTTGCCAACCAAAGGAAACGGAGATTTACCAAGTCTTTAA